A segment of the Syntrophus gentianae genome:
GAAGCGGGCATTCAGCTGTCCGTGACCGTGTTGCTGGGAATAGGCGGTGTCGAAAAAAGTATGGAGCATGCCACCGAGACAGCCCGCATATTGAGTGATATAGATCCGGATTATGCCAGCGCTCTAACGGTCATGATCGTTCCAGGAACACCCTTGTATGAAGAACATGTTCAGGGGAAATTTATCCTTCCCGATGAATTTGGATGCCTTAAAGAGATTGCCGTCATGATCGCCCAAGCGAACTTTACGAACTGTTTTTTTGCATCAAACCATGCATCCAACTATTATCCTGTCAAAGCGAACTTGCCCAGGGACAAAGAAAAAACGGTACGATTGCTGGCAGAAGTCATAAATAAAGGACAGCGCAGCCTCCTGCGATCCGAGCATCTGCGTGCCCTGTAAAATTCAGAAGATACTTCAAGGTCGAGATTAGGCGTGAAACTGTCCTATTGGTTACTTTCCAAAAAGCCCGTCCTGCCCGCCTTTCTATCAAGTCTGCTGCTCCTTTTGTCCTTTCCAAAATATGGGACGGGTCTTTTTGCCTGGATTGCCCTGGTCCCTTTTCTTTATTCCCTTCGCGGAAAAACCGTTTCTCAAGGAGCCGCCACGGGTTTCTGGATCGGCATGGTCTTTTATGTCGGTCTTATTTATTGGATTGTTTATGTTATTGTCGTTTATGGAAACCTCCCCTACTTTGCCGGAATTGTCTTGATGCTGCTGCTGGCAGCCTATCTGAGTCTTTATTTTGGCTTATTTGCAGCGGGTATCATTTATCTGAAAAATAAAGAAGTACCGCTTATTCTTTCTGCTCCATTGCTCTGGGTTATCCTGGAATTTACCAAATCAAACCTCTTTGCCGGCTTTCCCTGGGAAAATCTTGCCCACTCTCAATATCTCTATTCCCGAATCATCCAAATTGCAGATCTGGCAGGAGGGTATGGGATTTCCTTTCTTATTGTTCTCATCAATGTCATCCTTTATGATCTGCTGACTCTCCGGAAGAAAAAGAAAATAGTCTTAATGGAAGCTGCTTTGGGAATGGCGGTGGTTTGTTCCGTTTATTTTTATGGGATCGTGAGAGAAAAACAAATCGAGCAGGCTATGAATAAGGCCTCCGCAATCCATGTGTCCCTGATACAGGGTAACATTGATCAAAGTGTAAAATGGAGTGTCCCGTATCAAAAGGACACGATAGAGATTTATCAATCGATGTCGATTTCCGCCGGACGTAACCATTCTCCCGGCATGATCATCTGGCCGGAAACCGCTGTTCCCTTCTATTTCCAGGATGTGGATGACATGCATCGGAGGATTGCATCGCTGGCACCGCAAACGGGAAATTGGCTGCTTTTCGGAAGTCCAAGTTATTCCGACGATGAGGGGAATCTTTCCTTTTCGAACACGGCATTTCTCTTGTCCCCGGATGGAATGACCGTCGCTCAATATAATAAGGTTCATCTGGTGCCCTATGGGGAATATGTCCCATTACGGCGGTTTTTCCCTTTTATTGAAAAATTGACAGCCGGCATCGGGGATTTTAAATCTGGGGAAGGATTTTTCCCCATTGCGGCAGACAGCAGGAAAATCGGCGTTCTGATCTGCTATGAAGGCATTCTTGCTGAAGCCGGTCGGGCCTATAAGAGAAGAGGAGCGGAATTATTTGTCAATATTACCAATGATGCATGGTTCGGGAATACATCCGCTCCTTACCAGCATTTGTCAATGACTGTTTTCCGGGCGGTGGAAAATCGATTGTTTCTTGCGAGAGCCGCGAATACTGGAATCAGTGCCATAATAGACCCTATGGGAAAAATCTTGAAGAAAACGGAGATTTTTGAGAGAAAGATTCTTCAGGGCGAAATTAAATATTTAGGAATATCGACTTTATATTCTAAATATGGTGATGTATTTGTATATATCTGTTTTACTTTATTGATATCGATTTATTTCCTATCGGAGAAAAGGAGAATAAGATGCTTGAAGATCTACCGGCAACCATAGCTGATCTTAAAAGAAGAATAGATTATCTAGGGGAGTGTCTTTGACATCCCTGAGAAAGAAAAACGAATTAGAGAGCTTGAAGCTGTTTCCCTGAAAGACGATTTCTGGAATGACAATGAAAAGGCAACGTCGATTCTCAAGGAAAAAAACAACTTAGAAGAGGCAGTGGAAGCCTGGCATTTCAAGCAAAGGGCCATTTCGGATGTTCAGGTTATTTATGACATGGCTTTGGAAGAAAACGATGAGAGGGCGTTGGAAGATGTAGCCGCTGAATTGGAACATCTGGGAAAATCCGTTCGGGAAACAGAGTTGAAGATGATGCTGGGCAGTGAACAGGACCCCATGAATGCCATCGTATCGATACATGCGGGGGCAGGGGGAACGGAAGCCCAGGATTGGGCGGAAATGCTGATGAGGATGTATCTTCGCTGGGCTGAAAAAAGAGGGTTTAAAACAATCATTATTGACTATCTCCCCGGCGATGAGGCAGGAATAAAAAGTGTTTCTTTTACCCTGGAAGGGGAGTACGCGTACGGTTACGCCAAAGCGGAGGTCGGTATTCATAGGCTGGTCCGGATCTCCCCCTTTGATGCCGGCGCCCGGAGACATACATCCTTTGCCTCCGTTTTTGTCTATCCTGAAATCGATGATGAAATTGTCGTGGAAATCGATGAGAAGGATTTACGAATTGATACCTATAGATCGACAGGAGCGGGCGGTCAACATGTCAACAAGACGGATTCAGCCGTCAGGATCACGCATCTGCCTACCGGTATCGTTGTTCAATGTCAGAATGAAAGATCTCAGCACAAGAACAAGGCCATGGCCATGAAATACCTGAGATCGAGACTCTACGAATTGAAAATTCGAGAACAGAATGAAAAATTGTCCGAAATTAATAAAACAAAAAAAGAGATCGCCTGGGGCAGTCAAATCCGTTCGTATGTTCTGCAACCATACAAGATGGTCAAGGACCACAGAACAAACGTTGAAATTGGAAACGTTGGCAGAGTCCTGGATGGGGATATTGATGACTTGATCGAGGCTTATCTGATCCAGTAGATTGGGTAATATTCTTCATTTCCCCGTAAAATGTCGATTTGCAGGTCGAAAATGTTCAGATTATGTTGATTATGCTTAGAATAATGGAAAAAATGTGCTATAGGATCACAAGTCTGGGCATTAATCCTGCCAGTCGTTCTCTAGAATCCATTAAAAATCTTGAATTTAACTAGAAAGTTAAATCAAAATTTCTTGTTTCTCCAGAAAGGAGTTCACCCGCATGAAAAAAGCAATCCAATATACGATGACCTCCCTTTTTTTTATTTTTCTGCTGTCCTTCTCTTTAGTGCAGAGTGTTTGCGCTCAACCTCAGAATGAAAATGAGAACAAGGACGGGAAGGTGACAAAAAGCCTGTTTTCTTTTTCTTTCCAGAATGATCTGCAGAGTTCTGGAACAAAGACACAAAATTCGAACGAAAAAGACATTCAGAAAAAGAAGGCGTCGCATATTGAGGTGTCAAGCCGTGCCTCTGCTCAAGATTCCGATGATGAGGAAGGAAAAGAGGATGAGCGCGATCTTATGGAAGAAGCCCTTGCTTATCTGAATTCATCACAGAAATTCTGGGAACAGGGTGATATTGAAAAGGCGTTGGATTTTCTTGATCAAGCCTATACCCTTCTTCTGGAAACAGACGGCGATCTGGAAATTGCGCGTCAGAAAGACGATTTGCGATTGCTGATTTCAAAACGGCTTCTGGCCATTTACTCTTCGTCACAGACAAGGACCAAGGGGAACCGCAGTGAAATTCCGATTGTCATGAACCCCGACGTAGAGCGAGAAATCCGCTCCTTCCAAACTTATGAAAGGGATTTTTTTATTTCGTCTTATCAGAGATCGGGCATTTATCGGGCTTCCATTCAGAAAGAATTGAAAAAAGCCGGACTGCCCGAGGAACTGGTGTGGCTGCCTTTGGTTGAAAGTGGATTTAAAATCGGAGCCTTGTCTAAAGCACGCGCCTTGGGCCTTTGGCAATTTATTCCCTCAACGGGATATAAATATGGCTTGAATCGCGATGAATGGATCGATGAGCGGATGAATGCGGATAAGTCAACCCAGGCGGCAATCAGCTACCTGAAAGAACTCCACGGAATGTTCGGAGACTGGCTGACGGTTCTGGCCGCATACAACAGTGGTGAAGGCAGAGTCATGAGAGTCATTTCGCGTCAGCATATCAACTATCTTGATCGATTCTGGGACCTGTACCATCAATTGCCCAATGAGACAGCGCGCTATGTGCCACGTTTTCTGGCGACTCTCCACATTATCCGTGATCCGGAAAAATATGGCTTCGACCTGAAAGCGGATAACGAACAAAAGGCGCCTTCTGAATGTAAGAAGGTCAAATCGTATAAACCCATGAAGCTGCAGGATGTAGCCTTCTACACGGGTGTATCGGAAGACGTATTGAACGGTCTGAATTCCGAATTGCGCCATAGAATCACCCCCGATAAGGAATATGACCTGCAACTACCTGTGGAAGCCGTTGAGAAATATGCCCAGATTGTCGATTCGATTCCACAATCTGAAAGACCCACTCTTTCCCTTCTCTCATCAAATTCATCAGGCAGAGATGGCCACAGATCAGACCGTATTTCGGAACGTAGAACAAGCAACTCCAATTATTTAAGTCATCGGATCAAACGGGGAGAATCTCTCGGTTCGATTGCAAAACGCTATAAGACGTCACCCCGTACGTTGGCCGCTTACAATTCAATCTCATCAAAAAAAGATTTGAAACCGGGGCAGAAAATCAATATCCCGACGGGAAAATCCAAGAAATTAGCTAAAAAGGCGGTTCCGTCTGCAGAGGGGGATAAAAATTCCAACGACCGGGAGACGCGGATCAGTTACAAGGTGAAGAAAGGAGACTCTCTGGCCTCGTTGGCACGCCGGTTTGGAACGAGTGAAGCGGAAATAAAAAAGCTCAACCGCATCAAAGGGCGAAATCTGACGTTAGGAAAAGTCATTAAAATAAGTAGAGATAGCAGTGATGAAGACGATAATTCGAAAGCTGCCGAACAGAAAAAGGAAGGAACGAGAAAATCGAAAAAGCGGGTGAGTCAGAAAGAAAGCGAAAAGACCTACCTGGTTAAAAAAGGCTGACAATCTTTATATTTTATAATTCGAGAGGATAATCATGGAGCAGGAAGAATAATTCCTGCTCTTTTTTTTGCATCTGTTCTCTTTCTTCATCATTCTCCTTTTCATGATCGTAGCCCAGGATATGCAGAAGCCCGTGAATGATCAGAAAATCCAGTTCATCTTCCAGAGGGAGCCCACCGCTTTCCGCATCCCGGAGGGCCGTATCCGCCGAGATGACGATATCGCCCAAGAGATCCGGGTTGACGCCGCTGAACTCACCTTCCAGAAAAGAAAATGAAATCACATTGGTTGGATAATTTCTTCCCAGATACCTTTGGTTTATCTCTGTAATCTTTGCGTCATCGACGAAAAGAAGACTGATTTCCTTATCTGCGCATTCGACAGCAAGAAGTAATCGCCGTACAAGCTGACGTATTCGCCGCAGATCAATTTTTACTTTTTTCTGCTGATTTTGAATCGATATGGCCATTAGTATCCTTTCGTAGTGCTCCTTCCCGGTCGGCATGCTGCCCGGGATAATCGATCCGTTGGTGAAAAATCCCATTAAGTATCCGTATAAATATTTCTGCGATCTTGCTGAGGTCCCGCATCGTCAGTTCACATTCGTCGAGCTGTCCGTCCATGAAGATTTTTTCGATCCGGTCCCGAACGAGGTTCGCAATCCTCGATGGTGTCGGGTTGGAAAGCGCCCTTGATGAAGCTTCAATGACATCGCCCAAGAGGACCAGTCCTGCTTCCTTTGTCTGAGGTTTTGGACCGGGATAGCGAAAATCACTTTCCGGCAGTGAACTTATGGAAGGGTCTTTATCTTTTTTTGCTTTTCCGTAGAAGAAGCCGACCAGTCCCGTACCATGATGT
Coding sequences within it:
- a CDS encoding LysM peptidoglycan-binding domain-containing protein; the encoded protein is MKKAIQYTMTSLFFIFLLSFSLVQSVCAQPQNENENKDGKVTKSLFSFSFQNDLQSSGTKTQNSNEKDIQKKKASHIEVSSRASAQDSDDEEGKEDERDLMEEALAYLNSSQKFWEQGDIEKALDFLDQAYTLLLETDGDLEIARQKDDLRLLISKRLLAIYSSSQTRTKGNRSEIPIVMNPDVEREIRSFQTYERDFFISSYQRSGIYRASIQKELKKAGLPEELVWLPLVESGFKIGALSKARALGLWQFIPSTGYKYGLNRDEWIDERMNADKSTQAAISYLKELHGMFGDWLTVLAAYNSGEGRVMRVISRQHINYLDRFWDLYHQLPNETARYVPRFLATLHIIRDPEKYGFDLKADNEQKAPSECKKVKSYKPMKLQDVAFYTGVSEDVLNGLNSELRHRITPDKEYDLQLPVEAVEKYAQIVDSIPQSERPTLSLLSSNSSGRDGHRSDRISERRTSNSNYLSHRIKRGESLGSIAKRYKTSPRTLAAYNSISSKKDLKPGQKINIPTGKSKKLAKKAVPSAEGDKNSNDRETRISYKVKKGDSLASLARRFGTSEAEIKKLNRIKGRNLTLGKVIKISRDSSDEDDNSKAAEQKKEGTRKSKKRVSQKESEKTYLVKKG
- the prfB gene encoding peptide chain release factor 2 (programmed frameshift), translated to MLEDLPATIADLKRRIDYLGECLDIPEKEKRIRELEAVSLKDDFWNDNEKATSILKEKNNLEEAVEAWHFKQRAISDVQVIYDMALEENDERALEDVAAELEHLGKSVRETELKMMLGSEQDPMNAIVSIHAGAGGTEAQDWAEMLMRMYLRWAEKRGFKTIIIDYLPGDEAGIKSVSFTLEGEYAYGYAKAEVGIHRLVRISPFDAGARRHTSFASVFVYPEIDDEIVVEIDEKDLRIDTYRSTGAGGQHVNKTDSAVRITHLPTGIVVQCQNERSQHKNKAMAMKYLRSRLYELKIREQNEKLSEINKTKKEIAWGSQIRSYVLQPYKMVKDHRTNVEIGNVGRVLDGDIDDLIEAYLIQ
- the lnt gene encoding apolipoprotein N-acyltransferase, whose protein sequence is MKLSYWLLSKKPVLPAFLSSLLLLLSFPKYGTGLFAWIALVPFLYSLRGKTVSQGAATGFWIGMVFYVGLIYWIVYVIVVYGNLPYFAGIVLMLLLAAYLSLYFGLFAAGIIYLKNKEVPLILSAPLLWVILEFTKSNLFAGFPWENLAHSQYLYSRIIQIADLAGGYGISFLIVLINVILYDLLTLRKKKKIVLMEAALGMAVVCSVYFYGIVREKQIEQAMNKASAIHVSLIQGNIDQSVKWSVPYQKDTIEIYQSMSISAGRNHSPGMIIWPETAVPFYFQDVDDMHRRIASLAPQTGNWLLFGSPSYSDDEGNLSFSNTAFLLSPDGMTVAQYNKVHLVPYGEYVPLRRFFPFIEKLTAGIGDFKSGEGFFPIAADSRKIGVLICYEGILAEAGRAYKRRGAELFVNITNDAWFGNTSAPYQHLSMTVFRAVENRLFLARAANTGISAIIDPMGKILKKTEIFERKILQGEIKYLGISTLYSKYGDVFVYICFTLLISIYFLSEKRRIRCLKIYRQP
- the ybeY gene encoding rRNA maturation RNase YbeY; the encoded protein is MGFFTNGSIIPGSMPTGKEHYERILMAISIQNQQKKVKIDLRRIRQLVRRLLLAVECADKEISLLFVDDAKITEINQRYLGRNYPTNVISFSFLEGEFSGVNPDLLGDIVISADTALRDAESGGLPLEDELDFLIIHGLLHILGYDHEKENDEEREQMQKKEQELFFLLHDYPLEL